A genomic region of Ursus arctos isolate Adak ecotype North America unplaced genomic scaffold, UrsArc2.0 scaffold_8, whole genome shotgun sequence contains the following coding sequences:
- the LOC113244073 gene encoding cytochrome P450 26B1, whose product MLFEGLELVSALATLAACLVSVTLLLAVSQQLWQLRWAATRDKSCKLPIPKGSMGFPLIGETGHWLLQGSGFQSSRREKYGNVFKTHLLGRPLIRVTGAENVRKILMGEHHLVSTEWPRSTRMLLGPNTVANSIGDIHRNKRKVFSKVFSHEALQSYLPKIQLVVQDTLRAWSSNPEAINVYQETQKLTFRMAIRVLLGFSIPEEDLGHLFEVYQQFVENVFSLPVDLPFSGYRRGIQARQILQKGLEKAIREKLQCTQGKDYSDALDILIESSKEHGKEMTMQELKDGTLELIFAAYATTASASTSLIMQLLKHPAVLEKLREELRAQGILHSGGCPCEGTLRLDTLSGLHYLDCVIKEVMRLFTPISGGYRTVLQTFELDGFQIPKGWSVMYSIRDTHDTAPVFKDVNVFDPDRFGQARSEDKDGRFHYLPFGGGVRSCLGKHLAKLFLKVLAVELASTSRFELATRTFPRITLVPVLHPVDGLSVKFFGLDSNQNKILPETEAMLSATV is encoded by the exons ATGCTCTTTGAGGGCTTGGAGCTGGTGTCGGCGCTGGCCACTCTCGCCGCGTGCCTGGTGTCGGTGACGCTGCTGCTGGCCGTGTCGCAGCAGCTGTGGCAACTGCGCTGGGCTGCCACCCGCGACAAGAGCTGCAAGCTGCCCATCCCCAAGGGCTCCATGGGCTTCCCGCTCATCGGAGAGACCGGCCACTGGCTGCTACAG GGTTCCGGCTTCCAGTCGTCGCGGAGGGAGAAGTATGGCAACGTGTTCAAAACTCACTTGCTGGGGCGGCCGCTGATCCGCGTGACAGGCGCAGAAAACGTGCGCAAGATCCTCATGGGCGAGCACCACCTCGTGAGCACTGAGTGGCCACGCAGCACGCGCATGCTGCTGGGCCCGAACACGGTGGCCAACTCCATTGGCGACATCCACCGCAACAAGCGCAAG gtCTTCTCCAAGGTCTTCAGTCACGAGGCCCTGCAGAGCTACCTGCCCAAGATCCAGCTGGTGGTCCAGGACACGCTCCGGGCCTGGAGCAGCAACCCCGAGGCCATCAACGTGTACCAGGAGACGCAGAAGCTCACCTTCCGTATGGCCATCCGCGTGCTGCTGGGCTTCAGCATCCCTGAAGAGGACCTTGGCCACCTCTTCGAGGTCTACCAGCAGTTTGTGGAGAATGTCTTCTCCCTGCCCGTCGACTTGCCTTTCAGCGGCTACCGGCGG gGCATTCAGGCACGGCAGATCCTGCAGAAGGGCCTGGAAAAGGCGATCCGGGAGAAGCTGCAGTGCACACAGGGCAAGGACTACTCGGATGCCCTGGACATCCTCATTGAGAGCAGCAAGGAGCACGGCAAGGAGATGACCATGCAGGAGCTGAAG GACGGGACCCTGGAGCTGATCTTCGCTGCCTATGCCACCACGGCCAGCGCCAGCACGTCCCTCATCATGCAGCTGCTGAAACACCCCGCCGTGCTGGAGAAGCTGCGCGAGGAGCTGCGGGCCCAGGGCATCCTGCACAGTGGCGGCTGCCCTTGCGAGGGCACGCTGCGCCTCGACACTCTCAGCGGGCTCCACTACCTGGACTGCGTCATCAAGGAGGTCATGCGCCTTTTCACGCCCATTTCTGGAGGCTACCGCACCGTGCTGCAGACCTTCGAGCTCGAT GGTTTCCAGATCCCCAAAGGCTGGAGTGTTATGTACAGCATCCGGGACACCCACGACACGGCGCCTGTGTTCAAAGACGTGAACGTATTCGATCCGGACCGCTTTGGTCAGGCCCGGAGTGAAGACAAGGACGGCCGCTTCCATTACCTCCCGTTCGGCGGCGGAGTCCGCAGCTGCCTGGGCAAGCATCTGGCCAAGCTGTTCCTGAAGGTGCTGGCGGTGGAGCTGGCCAGCACGAGCCGCTTTGAGCTGGCCACCCGGACCTTCCCCCGCATCACCCTGGTCCCTGTCCTGCACCCCGTGGATGGCCTCAGTGTCAAGTTCTTTGGCCTGGACTCTAACCAGAACAAGATCCTGCCAGAGACGGAGGCCATGCTGAGTGCCACAGTCTAA